Proteins encoded by one window of Pseudobdellovibrionaceae bacterium:
- a CDS encoding AAA family ATPase: MLSHDLQLILQKSTEKALAEHHEFVTLEHFLEQFCLSKEGASFFSWSSLNMQAVLIEIQDLIQKHNPTVSGNTPPEPTLSLHRTLNRALNQAQNAGKSSIQSCHVLIASFDEEDSYVPYVLEKNGIDPLLFMDYLSQQGEEAEGAESYVEKYTLLLNAYLKDYPQKFIGRAEEIRTLYRTLMRKHKNHALIVGDTGVGKTAFVMGFVQSLTQKPPKALKNAQVYSLQIGALLAGTKYRGDLESRIDGLFKELKQFENPIVFIDDVHNLVGAGRTTGGNSDLANLVKPYLEKSNIRFIGATTPSEMRKQLENEPAFVRRFQKLELDEPTREECYDIVEGLIQDYEIHHKVTYDLDTIGLAVDLSGKHLHERKWPDKALDVIDEAGAMAQLLQETEVSTKIIERVVARMAKIPEETAEINELDALKNLKERLKTKIFGQDPAIEKLVAAIQFSRSGLGPLQGPIGSFLFTGPTGVGKTEVSRQLARELNIHFMKFDMSEYMEKHSVAKLIGAPPGYVGYDEGGQMTTAIRENPHSVILLDEIEKAHPDLLNILLQVMDSGQLTDSKGLSVNFSNAIIIMTSNLGAREASKNLMGFHKESTSKFSDDAVKKFFAPEFINRLTGIIKFDPLPKDQLLDVIIKFMNELKTQVEAKNFKLTWTPEVIEWLYEKGFDPLMGARPFQRTINEHIKPLLVEPLLFGTRNGKKKTGATLALKVDKDLLTLS; this comes from the coding sequence ATGTTATCTCATGACCTTCAACTTATTTTACAAAAATCTACGGAAAAAGCATTAGCTGAGCACCACGAATTTGTCACCCTAGAGCACTTTCTAGAACAGTTCTGTCTATCCAAAGAAGGCGCTTCATTCTTTTCCTGGTCATCGCTAAATATGCAGGCCGTTCTGATTGAAATTCAAGACTTGATCCAAAAACATAACCCTACAGTTTCGGGCAACACACCTCCTGAACCCACCCTCTCCTTGCATCGCACTTTAAACCGCGCCCTAAACCAAGCTCAAAATGCTGGAAAATCAAGCATCCAATCTTGTCACGTTCTTATCGCAAGCTTTGACGAAGAGGACTCTTATGTCCCTTATGTATTAGAAAAAAACGGCATAGACCCTTTATTATTTATGGATTACCTCTCACAACAAGGCGAAGAAGCCGAAGGGGCGGAGTCCTATGTCGAAAAGTACACCTTGCTGCTCAATGCTTATCTGAAAGACTACCCGCAAAAGTTCATTGGCCGCGCCGAAGAGATTCGTACTCTTTATCGCACGCTGATGCGTAAACATAAAAATCATGCCCTGATTGTGGGCGACACAGGTGTAGGAAAAACCGCCTTTGTGATGGGTTTTGTCCAAAGCTTAACTCAAAAGCCACCCAAGGCCTTAAAAAATGCGCAAGTGTATTCTCTGCAAATCGGGGCTTTACTTGCAGGAACTAAATATCGTGGAGACTTAGAAAGTCGTATTGATGGACTGTTCAAAGAACTTAAACAATTTGAAAACCCTATTGTGTTTATCGACGACGTTCATAACCTTGTGGGAGCGGGACGCACAACGGGAGGCAACTCTGATTTAGCCAATCTAGTAAAACCCTATCTAGAAAAATCCAATATTCGTTTTATTGGAGCCACCACCCCCTCTGAAATGCGCAAGCAACTTGAAAACGAACCTGCATTTGTCAGACGTTTCCAAAAGTTAGAATTAGACGAACCCACACGCGAAGAGTGTTATGATATTGTAGAAGGTTTAATTCAAGACTACGAAATTCACCACAAGGTCACCTATGATTTAGACACTATCGGTTTAGCCGTCGATCTTTCGGGTAAACATCTGCATGAGCGTAAATGGCCAGATAAGGCTTTAGACGTTATAGACGAAGCAGGAGCCATGGCCCAACTGTTACAAGAGACAGAAGTCAGCACTAAAATCATTGAACGAGTGGTCGCCAGAATGGCCAAGATTCCTGAAGAGACCGCAGAGATCAATGAACTGGATGCTTTAAAGAATTTAAAAGAACGCTTAAAAACTAAAATTTTTGGCCAAGACCCCGCCATTGAAAAACTTGTGGCCGCCATCCAATTCTCCCGTTCAGGCCTTGGTCCTTTGCAAGGACCCATAGGAAGTTTTTTATTTACAGGACCCACGGGCGTAGGAAAAACAGAAGTCAGTCGTCAACTTGCCCGTGAACTCAATATTCATTTTATGAAGTTTGATATGAGTGAATACATGGAAAAACACAGTGTCGCCAAACTTATTGGTGCGCCTCCAGGATATGTGGGTTACGACGAAGGTGGGCAGATGACCACTGCCATTCGTGAAAATCCTCACTCCGTCATTTTGCTTGATGAGATCGAAAAAGCCCATCCTGATCTGTTAAATATTTTATTACAGGTTATGGACTCGGGACAACTGACAGACTCTAAAGGTTTAAGTGTCAACTTTAGCAACGCCATTATCATTATGACCAGTAACCTTGGTGCACGCGAAGCCTCTAAAAATCTGATGGGCTTTCATAAAGAAAGCACCTCTAAATTTAGCGACGATGCCGTTAAAAAATTCTTCGCCCCAGAGTTCATCAACCGTCTCACAGGCATCATTAAGTTTGATCCGCTTCCAAAGGACCAACTGCTAGATGTGATCATAAAATTTATGAACGAACTTAAAACTCAGGTCGAAGCCAAAAACTTCAAACTCACCTGGACCCCAGAAGTGATCGAATGGCTTTACGAAAAAGGCTTTGATCCGTTAATGGGAGCCCGTCCTTTCCAACGCACCATCAACGAACACATCAAACCCTTACTTGTCGAACCTCTTCTTTTCGGAACTCGCAATGGCAAGAAAAAAACTGGTGCCACTTTAGCACTGAAAGTCGACAAAGACTTACTCACACTGAGCTAG
- a CDS encoding ATP-dependent Clp protease adaptor ClpS gives MSKIREHSQSDDQIDTLSKTRTPRFYKVLLLNDDFTPMDFVVHILENIFQHNNAQAIAIMTEVHEKGQGLAGKYTREIAESKVLKVQRLAKEHKYPLRCKMEKD, from the coding sequence ATGTCGAAAATTAGAGAACACTCTCAATCTGATGATCAAATTGATACACTTAGCAAAACCCGAACTCCTCGTTTTTATAAAGTGCTTCTGCTCAACGATGACTTCACACCCATGGATTTTGTTGTTCATATCCTAGAAAATATCTTCCAGCACAATAATGCTCAAGCGATTGCTATTATGACTGAAGTCCACGAAAAGGGCCAAGGTCTAGCTGGCAAGTACACTCGTGAAATTGCAGAGTCCAAAGTCCTTAAAGTTCAACGCCTAGCTAAAGAACACAAATACCCTCTAAGATGTAAAATGGAGAAAGACTAA
- the dnaJ gene encoding molecular chaperone DnaJ has product MAKEDYYQILGVERTADANTIKKAYRQQAMKYHPDKNPGDKAAEEKFKQAAEAYDVLSDPQKKARYDQYGHAGMGMGGGPGGGYSGGFHDVSDIFESFGDIFGDFFGGQTAGGSRRSSSRRHGPRKGSDLRYFLDITLKESYLGLAKDIEFESEKDCGTCNGSGAKPGTSPQVCQYCGGTGQLVQKQGFFSFATSCHHCSGTGQMIVDKCSTCRGTGRESFMRKLSIAVPAGIEDGTQLRVTGEGDAGKQGGPKGDLYVVLRVKEDKKFYRQGLDLYGEIEISYLQALLGVDKKVETFDGEQVLNIKPGTSPNDILRIKKRGFPALRGSSRGDLMLKIKVKFPSTLSAKEEKALREIAKDKGEDIKGKSWF; this is encoded by the coding sequence ATGGCAAAAGAAGATTATTACCAAATTTTAGGCGTAGAGCGCACCGCAGACGCAAACACAATTAAAAAAGCTTATCGCCAGCAGGCAATGAAGTACCATCCTGATAAAAATCCTGGTGACAAAGCTGCAGAAGAAAAGTTCAAACAAGCAGCAGAAGCTTATGATGTTTTGAGCGATCCGCAAAAAAAAGCCCGTTATGATCAATATGGTCATGCAGGAATGGGCATGGGTGGCGGTCCTGGTGGAGGTTACTCTGGTGGCTTTCACGATGTGTCTGATATTTTTGAAAGTTTTGGGGATATCTTTGGAGATTTTTTTGGAGGACAGACGGCGGGAGGCTCAAGACGCTCTTCTTCTCGTCGACACGGTCCACGTAAGGGCTCTGATCTTAGATATTTTTTAGACATCACGCTCAAAGAATCTTACCTTGGCCTTGCTAAAGATATTGAATTTGAATCTGAAAAAGACTGTGGCACTTGTAATGGGAGTGGGGCAAAACCTGGAACTTCTCCGCAAGTGTGCCAGTACTGTGGCGGCACGGGACAGCTTGTGCAAAAACAAGGTTTCTTCTCGTTTGCTACCAGCTGTCACCACTGTTCAGGCACAGGACAAATGATTGTCGACAAGTGCTCCACATGCCGAGGCACAGGTCGCGAAAGCTTTATGCGCAAACTGAGCATTGCCGTTCCCGCAGGCATAGAAGATGGAACGCAACTGCGTGTGACAGGTGAAGGCGATGCAGGAAAACAGGGTGGCCCCAAGGGTGATCTCTACGTTGTTTTGCGCGTGAAAGAAGATAAAAAGTTTTATCGCCAAGGCCTAGACCTTTACGGCGAGATCGAAATTTCTTATTTACAAGCCCTACTAGGTGTCGACAAAAAAGTAGAAACCTTTGACGGCGAACAAGTCCTAAATATCAAACCAGGAACTTCACCTAACGACATTTTAAGAATCAAAAAACGTGGCTTCCCTGCCCTACGCGGCAGCTCACGCGGCGACCTGATGCTAAAAATCAAAGTCAAATTCCCCAGCACTCTCTCCGCCAAAGAAGAAAAAGCCCTACGCGAAATCGCCAAAGACAAAGGCGAAGACATCAAAGGCAAATCCTGGTTCTAA
- the dnaK gene encoding molecular chaperone DnaK, whose amino-acid sequence MGKVIGIDLGTTNSVVAVMQGGDPEVIVNEEGARTTPSVVAFTKDGERLVGQVAKRQAVTNPENTIFSAKRYIGRRFEEVEKERSKAPYKVIKKGNDCAFEIQGKEYSPEEISASILTKLKKVAEDYLGQEVTEAVITVPAYFNDAQRQATKDAGRIAGLDVKRIINEPTAAALAYGLDKKKDQKIVVYDLGGGTFDVSILEVGDGVVEVKATNGDTTLGGDNFDEAVLDWMIAEFKKDQGIDLSKDKMALQRLKEEAEKTKVELSSLNEREINIPFITADASGPKHLQLKLTRAKFEQLVADLVARTLEPCRIALTDSKFSKTEIDEVVLVGGSTRIPAVQKAVKDFFGREPSKSVNPDEVVALGAAVQGGVLTGEVKDILLLDVTPLSLGLETMGGVFTKLIEKNTTIPTKKSQVFSTAADNQPSVDIHVLQGEREMAAYNKSLGRFELVGIPPAPRGVPQIEVTFDIDANGILNVSAKDLGTGKEHAIKITAQSGLSEEEIKRMVREAEEHADEDKKKKEVITARNNLDGLVYQTEKLIKDNKDKLPAAEVKDTEDAVAEAKKVLADTPDDLGQINASQEKLTGLSHKLTAALYEQNKQEAPAAEPVDVETATDDASAGDDDNVIDADFKDVND is encoded by the coding sequence ATGGGTAAAGTGATTGGAATAGATTTAGGAACAACAAACTCAGTGGTCGCAGTGATGCAAGGTGGTGATCCCGAAGTGATCGTCAACGAAGAAGGCGCAAGAACGACACCTTCGGTTGTGGCCTTCACAAAGGATGGTGAAAGATTAGTGGGACAAGTGGCAAAACGCCAAGCGGTCACTAACCCTGAGAACACCATTTTTTCCGCAAAAAGATATATTGGACGGCGTTTTGAAGAGGTAGAAAAGGAGCGTTCAAAGGCTCCGTACAAAGTGATTAAAAAAGGCAATGACTGTGCCTTTGAAATCCAAGGCAAAGAGTACTCTCCAGAAGAGATCTCGGCTTCAATTTTAACGAAACTTAAAAAAGTGGCAGAGGATTATTTGGGGCAAGAAGTGACGGAGGCTGTGATCACAGTTCCTGCTTATTTTAACGATGCTCAAAGACAGGCCACCAAAGATGCGGGTCGCATTGCGGGTCTTGATGTGAAAAGAATCATCAACGAGCCTACGGCAGCAGCTTTAGCTTACGGTTTAGATAAAAAGAAAGATCAAAAGATCGTGGTCTATGACTTAGGAGGAGGAACTTTTGATGTTTCTATTCTTGAAGTCGGTGACGGCGTTGTGGAAGTCAAAGCCACTAATGGTGACACAACTTTAGGTGGTGATAACTTTGACGAAGCGGTCTTAGACTGGATGATTGCCGAGTTTAAAAAAGACCAAGGCATTGATCTTTCTAAAGATAAAATGGCATTACAGCGCTTGAAAGAAGAAGCGGAAAAAACCAAAGTAGAACTCAGTTCTTTAAACGAACGTGAGATCAACATACCTTTTATCACAGCTGATGCCAGTGGTCCTAAGCACTTACAGCTTAAACTGACCAGAGCTAAATTCGAGCAACTCGTAGCTGATTTAGTAGCTCGCACTTTAGAGCCCTGTCGTATTGCTCTTACGGATTCTAAGTTTTCAAAGACAGAGATTGATGAAGTGGTTCTTGTCGGGGGGTCTACTCGTATCCCTGCTGTGCAAAAAGCGGTGAAGGATTTTTTTGGTAGAGAGCCCAGTAAATCTGTAAACCCTGACGAAGTAGTGGCTTTAGGTGCTGCGGTTCAAGGTGGAGTTTTAACAGGGGAAGTGAAAGATATTTTACTCTTGGATGTGACCCCACTTTCTTTAGGACTTGAAACTATGGGTGGAGTTTTCACTAAATTGATTGAAAAGAACACCACGATTCCTACGAAAAAGTCACAGGTGTTCTCCACTGCGGCAGATAACCAACCCAGTGTGGACATTCATGTGCTCCAAGGTGAACGCGAAATGGCGGCTTACAATAAATCTTTAGGACGATTTGAATTGGTAGGAATTCCACCTGCACCACGTGGCGTGCCACAGATCGAAGTGACGTTTGATATTGATGCCAACGGGATTTTAAATGTGTCTGCCAAAGATTTAGGAACAGGTAAAGAGCACGCCATTAAGATCACAGCACAATCAGGTCTATCTGAAGAAGAGATCAAAAGAATGGTCCGAGAAGCTGAAGAGCATGCAGATGAAGACAAAAAGAAAAAAGAAGTCATCACAGCTAGAAACAATCTTGATGGCCTAGTTTACCAAACTGAAAAGTTAATTAAGGACAACAAAGACAAATTGCCTGCCGCTGAAGTTAAAGATACCGAAGACGCTGTAGCAGAGGCTAAAAAAGTCTTAGCTGATACACCAGATGACTTGGGTCAAATCAATGCGTCTCAAGAAAAGCTCACAGGTTTAAGTCATAAATTGACTGCGGCTTTGTATGAGCAAAATAAACAAGAGGCTCCTGCGGCTGAACCTGTAGATGTGGAGACCGCTACGGACGATGCTTCTGCTGGTGATGACGACAACGTCATTGATGCAGACTTTAAAGATGTGAACGACTAA
- a CDS encoding GNAT family N-acetyltransferase: MSSELEIKNYSIVTYSPKWAKEFERLNKQWIEKYFKMEALDEEMLSQPEEHILKDGGQIFFALTETGECIGTCALKKMSESQAEFTKMAVEENLRGLGVGQRLMDVSLEYAKNHGFKDILIISNTSLDAAIHLYKKNGFQVKHIGPGTGYERGDIVLTLSFN, translated from the coding sequence TTGTCATCTGAATTAGAAATAAAAAATTATTCTATTGTAACTTACAGCCCTAAGTGGGCTAAAGAATTTGAGCGACTCAATAAGCAATGGATTGAGAAGTATTTTAAAATGGAAGCCCTTGACGAAGAGATGTTGTCACAGCCTGAAGAGCATATTTTAAAAGATGGTGGACAGATATTTTTTGCGCTAACAGAAACAGGGGAATGTATTGGGACTTGCGCTCTAAAAAAGATGAGCGAGAGCCAGGCTGAATTTACAAAAATGGCTGTAGAAGAAAATTTAAGAGGCTTAGGTGTGGGTCAAAGGCTTATGGATGTCAGTTTAGAATATGCTAAAAACCATGGGTTTAAAGATATTTTAATCATCTCAAACACGAGTTTGGACGCGGCAATCCATTTGTATAAGAAAAACGGGTTTCAAGTTAAACATATTGGTCCTGGAACAGGCTATGAGCGTGGGGATATTGTGCTTACGCTCAGTTTCAATTAG
- a CDS encoding methyltransferase domain-containing protein, whose amino-acid sequence MSFKETKAFVRAALKNPRQVSTVFKSSKYLAQALVNAVDLENSQRILEIGCGTGAITKVIQKNIVAIQKQNPQKSYDYLGVEISQSLVMFLKETFPDLSFHCGSAGELQSILEDNSVDSVISSLPWTLFSRDIREQILNEVLRVLKPGGTFTTFICTNTFLTPNPYVLKKFFHNKLVNFQKTEMVFQNIPPSIVYKGNKPSKI is encoded by the coding sequence ATGTCATTTAAAGAAACAAAAGCTTTTGTGCGGGCGGCGTTAAAAAATCCAAGACAAGTGTCTACGGTTTTTAAATCTTCAAAGTATTTGGCTCAAGCTTTAGTGAATGCTGTAGATCTAGAAAACAGCCAACGTATTTTAGAAATTGGTTGTGGTACAGGTGCTATTACAAAGGTGATTCAAAAAAATATTGTAGCTATACAAAAGCAAAACCCTCAAAAGTCTTATGACTACTTAGGGGTAGAGATCAGCCAAAGCTTAGTTATGTTTTTGAAAGAGACTTTTCCTGATTTGAGCTTTCATTGTGGAAGTGCGGGTGAGTTACAGTCTATTTTAGAAGACAACAGTGTTGATAGTGTGATTTCTAGTCTACCATGGACTTTGTTCTCTAGAGATATAAGAGAGCAGATTTTAAATGAAGTGCTTCGGGTTTTAAAACCAGGGGGAACTTTTACTACTTTTATTTGTACGAACACTTTTTTAACCCCAAATCCTTATGTGCTAAAAAAGTTCTTTCATAATAAGCTGGTCAATTTTCAAAAGACGGAAATGGTTTTTCAAAATATTCCGCCTTCTATCGTTTATAAGGGCAATAAACCGTCAAAGATTTAG
- a CDS encoding 4a-hydroxytetrahydrobiopterin dehydratase: MIPYETHEVNKALENLQGWSYDGASKSINKKYTFEDFNEAFGFMSRIAMYAESKGHHPEWFNVYNRVEVVLSTHDALGVTQKDIDMARFMDQVVQ, translated from the coding sequence GTGATCCCCTATGAAACTCACGAAGTCAATAAGGCTTTAGAAAACCTACAAGGCTGGAGCTATGATGGTGCCAGCAAATCTATTAACAAAAAGTATACATTCGAAGACTTTAATGAAGCATTTGGTTTTATGAGTCGTATTGCCATGTATGCCGAGTCCAAAGGACACCACCCAGAATGGTTCAATGTTTATAACCGTGTGGAAGTGGTCCTGAGCACTCATGATGCTTTAGGCGTCACGCAAAAGGACATAGATATGGCAAGATTCATGGATCAGGTGGTTCAATAA
- a CDS encoding endonuclease/exonuclease/phosphatase family protein, producing the protein MLLIHYLFQSQIRESVQTISKAVIFLGLFFPVWSFAADTVVVGTWNVRQLSSIKADRTIDVVSEKTQMPVKDFISSWIQNRDVDVLAMQEVYEEHVLSTDKRSHPMSLVRKVLPKHYKIIKGESIRAPIAKGKDKVWREYCPIIYNSKRVNCYTSKDSMVPTNLKNKKGGDIDELRRGHWAYCQTVDKKFDFVFTCLHLNYRYAKVDLAGLQTVIQSVLQANIDLPKELSASNRDFIFAGDFNLDRRTARAYGRWQMTIGDDEFVLDKILPKFPEGTVWESKSFTKLKDIYNFEELSQRSAVIYDDVVGTPTVKESLLSKQVDPMLDSFFMNKKGLPDIEALLSLSDHLPVLVEYDATSDTD; encoded by the coding sequence ATGCTGTTGATACATTATCTATTTCAAAGTCAAATTCGTGAATCTGTACAAACCATAAGCAAAGCGGTTATTTTTCTAGGATTATTCTTTCCTGTATGGAGTTTTGCTGCCGACACTGTAGTCGTGGGAACATGGAATGTCAGACAGTTGTCGTCCATCAAAGCAGATCGCACTATAGATGTGGTTTCTGAAAAGACCCAAATGCCTGTCAAAGATTTCATCTCAAGTTGGATTCAAAATCGTGACGTGGACGTTTTGGCTATGCAAGAGGTGTATGAAGAACATGTGCTAAGCACCGATAAGCGTTCACACCCCATGTCTCTTGTGCGTAAGGTTTTGCCGAAGCATTACAAGATCATTAAAGGGGAGTCCATCCGCGCCCCGATTGCTAAAGGTAAAGACAAAGTATGGCGTGAGTACTGCCCTATTATTTACAATTCAAAAAGGGTGAACTGCTATACTTCTAAAGACTCTATGGTTCCTACCAATTTAAAAAATAAAAAAGGGGGAGACATAGATGAGTTAAGAAGAGGGCACTGGGCCTATTGCCAAACGGTAGACAAAAAGTTTGATTTTGTTTTTACTTGCCTTCACCTTAACTATCGTTATGCCAAGGTAGACTTAGCGGGTTTACAAACTGTCATCCAATCCGTACTTCAAGCCAACATTGATCTTCCCAAAGAGTTATCTGCATCTAATAGGGACTTTATTTTTGCAGGAGATTTCAATTTGGATCGCAGAACGGCAAGAGCCTATGGACGTTGGCAAATGACTATTGGGGACGACGAATTTGTTTTAGATAAAATTTTACCTAAATTCCCTGAGGGCACAGTCTGGGAGTCGAAGTCTTTTACTAAACTTAAAGATATTTATAATTTTGAAGAGTTATCGCAACGAAGTGCGGTGATCTACGACGATGTTGTAGGGACGCCCACTGTGAAGGAGTCATTGCTTTCCAAACAAGTTGATCCCATGTTGGACAGCTTTTTTATGAATAAAAAAGGTTTGCCAGATATCGAAGCTCTCTTAAGTTTAAGTGATCACTTGCCAGTACTGGTCGAATACGACGCTACCAGTGATACTGACTAA
- a CDS encoding TonB-dependent receptor: MNLFSKMKLNFLLPYLIAVGFASPTALAHKDPSDTTSPERLDKILIQSDQTLNFHKDHAVTPIQGISEKEIRKKNHGNLNELVKNQAGIDVQDYCVNCGAKRLTINGLKGEHTTILTDGIPLFSSVSSVYGTDTMSTLLIQEVEVRRGSGSALIYPDSIGGTLNLITKTPLQTGGFVSYQHSTHNNFRGEALYSHVTSKFKTSYGGDLDWQRYWDTDNNYVSESPTRHRLSTFVKTQYQVSPDLQLSLRASYSHVDVFGGSTEEVRLKRPITLQADETDFIGGDVRRRYTGDPAKITDYLQINRADLHAQAKYTVSETSELEANLGGAVYMQEAIYSHAFDYNNTNPILYGDVKWYKVFNEDIFTSVGTSLRQESLRSESIIMYDTNGLPKDDFDYTTASAFAQMDWHISDHFEVSSALRLDNHYIHRHEETKLNEVSLSPRLNTKYSPTENISHYLSYGMGHRMPLSFTEAAHGTYDGFIINTDKLERAHSFIYMLSFNYEDYYFTPSAHYTLLQNMAYDEEPEIAHTTPITFLNNDQDNHIFVLEMLAGYKPHHDWLLELSFESFNYDKDYKSKLPAAAIEHRIGFKSSYECGNFRWYVNANYVLPRSLKPYAQYDEFYNVYEGIFGASAPKNLKAPGFLSIQTSMGYTYNQWDFTLGVDNLLDETQLRHNDGPAVWHFHDGHAHFDNRHAWGLNRGREGYFKVAYTF; encoded by the coding sequence ATGAATCTTTTTTCCAAAATGAAATTAAACTTTTTATTACCGTATTTGATAGCGGTAGGGTTTGCTAGCCCTACCGCTTTGGCGCATAAAGACCCTTCTGATACCACGTCGCCAGAACGTTTAGATAAAATTTTAATTCAATCAGATCAAACTTTAAATTTTCACAAAGATCATGCGGTCACACCTATACAAGGCATCTCTGAAAAAGAAATCCGTAAAAAAAATCATGGTAACTTGAATGAGCTTGTGAAAAACCAAGCAGGTATTGATGTTCAAGACTATTGCGTCAACTGTGGCGCAAAAAGGCTGACCATCAATGGCCTAAAAGGAGAACACACCACCATTCTTACCGACGGCATTCCTCTCTTCTCATCCGTGTCCTCGGTATATGGGACCGACACCATGTCCACTCTTTTAATTCAAGAGGTTGAAGTGCGTAGAGGCTCTGGAAGTGCATTGATTTATCCAGACAGTATCGGTGGAACTCTGAATTTGATCACGAAAACCCCTTTGCAAACAGGGGGCTTTGTCAGTTACCAGCACTCCACCCATAATAACTTTCGTGGTGAAGCGCTCTATAGTCATGTCACCTCAAAATTTAAAACCAGTTACGGTGGTGATTTAGACTGGCAAAGATATTGGGATACCGACAACAATTATGTCAGCGAATCTCCTACCCGACATAGACTGTCCACCTTCGTCAAAACCCAATATCAAGTCAGTCCAGACCTACAACTGAGTCTTCGGGCCAGCTACTCCCACGTGGATGTCTTTGGAGGGAGCACCGAGGAGGTTCGCCTAAAACGCCCCATCACATTGCAAGCTGATGAAACAGACTTTATCGGTGGTGACGTCAGAAGACGCTATACTGGTGACCCTGCAAAGATCACTGACTATTTACAAATAAACCGCGCAGACTTACACGCTCAGGCCAAATACACGGTATCAGAAACTTCAGAACTGGAAGCGAATCTAGGTGGTGCTGTTTACATGCAAGAGGCCATTTACTCTCATGCGTTTGATTATAACAACACCAACCCCATTCTCTATGGAGACGTGAAGTGGTATAAAGTTTTTAATGAAGACATCTTCACCTCTGTAGGCACTTCACTTCGACAGGAGTCTTTACGTTCAGAGTCTATCATCATGTACGACACCAACGGGTTGCCCAAAGATGACTTCGACTACACCACGGCTTCTGCTTTTGCCCAAATGGATTGGCACATTTCAGACCACTTTGAAGTCTCTTCGGCTTTACGTTTGGACAATCATTATATTCACAGACATGAGGAAACAAAACTTAACGAAGTGAGCCTTTCCCCACGCCTCAATACCAAGTACTCCCCTACAGAAAATATCTCCCATTATTTAAGTTATGGGATGGGACATCGTATGCCTTTAAGTTTTACAGAAGCAGCCCATGGAACCTATGACGGGTTTATCATCAATACAGATAAACTGGAAAGAGCCCACTCTTTCATTTACATGCTGAGCTTTAACTACGAGGACTACTATTTCACGCCAAGTGCTCATTACACCCTTTTGCAAAATATGGCTTACGATGAAGAACCTGAAATTGCTCACACCACTCCCATCACTTTTCTAAACAACGACCAAGACAATCATATCTTTGTCTTAGAAATGCTGGCAGGTTATAAGCCACATCATGATTGGTTGTTGGAGTTAAGTTTTGAAAGTTTTAATTATGATAAGGACTATAAAAGTAAACTTCCTGCAGCCGCTATTGAACATCGTATTGGCTTTAAGTCTTCCTACGAATGCGGCAACTTCAGATGGTACGTCAATGCCAATTACGTTTTACCCCGCAGCTTAAAGCCTTATGCCCAGTATGATGAGTTTTATAATGTGTATGAAGGGATCTTTGGGGCATCTGCACCTAAAAACCTTAAAGCACCTGGGTTTCTATCTATTCAAACTTCCATGGGTTACACATACAATCAGTGGGACTTCACCTTAGGGGTAGACAACCTTTTAGATGAAACTCAGCTTCGTCACAACGACGGGCCTGCAGTATGGCACTTCCATGATGGTCATGCCCACTTTGATAACAGACATGCGTGGGGCCTAAATAGAGGCCGTGAAGGTTACTTTAAAGTCGCCTACACATTTTAA